The DNA region GGATCAGGGGGCGGCGGGTTCAGAATGTTGTTCACCCAGGTCTGGGCATCCGCGCAGCCATCACCTGGCGGCGGCGGGGCCTGATCGACACAGCCACTGTCACCCGCAGGACACTTCAGCCGGACATGGAAATGGTAATGATGCCCCCACCACGGCCGGATCTTGTTCAGCCAGCTACGGTCACCCGTCGCACTATTGCACATCGCAACCTTTGCGCCGGGAAACACGAAAATCCGCGCGACACGCGGGTCGGATGCTGCGGCTTTCAGCACCGCTTCGTGCTGCGGGGTCCAGCGGTCATTTGTATAAGCCCCGGACGCGCGGCGCATTGAAATCGAAGAGATATTCTCGCGTTCCTGTGCCGTTAGGTTCAGGCGGTCGGGTGGAAGCATCCAGATGTCTACATCCAGGCCCGACTGATGGCTGCGGTGCCCGGTCAGCATCGGGCCGCCACGTGGCTGACTCATGTCGCCGATATAAAGCCCTTCCCAGCCCGGCAGGTTCGCAACTTTCCGGCTCAGATCTTGCACGTAGTCCACTGTAATCGGCTGCGCCCAATTGCGGTTGCGCGACAGGCGCATCGCTTGCCATGTCGGCCCTGTTTCCGGCAATTGCACAGCACCCGCCTGACAGCCCAGCGCATAGCCGCCGATGGCGTCGGGGGCTTGAGCGGATGCGACGCGGGCGGCCCCAAACAATTGCTTGGCTATCCGCGTGTCGTTGGTGTTCTGCGTTGAAACGGTCGCCTGCGGGGCGCTGGCGGTTTCGGTTTGACACCCGGCCAACAGGGCAAGGGCGGCGATTACTGCTGCAATGCGGACCATTCTGCACGATCTCCGTCTTTGTTCACCCACCTTAACAAGATCAGGCCAAGAATGAAGAGAAAGATCACCGGCAAGAAGCCGAGTTGCACGTTTCCGGTCATCGCCGTGAAGACACCGATCAGGAAGGGCGCAAGAAAAGCCGTTGCTTTGCCGGACAGTGCAAATAGCCCAAAGGCTTCGGTCGGGCGCTCTGGGTTGGTGTGGCGTACCATCATCGACCGCGACGCGGCATAAAGTGCACCACCGGCCCCGCCAATGATCGAACCACAGGTGAAAAAGATGATGTCGGGTAGGGATGATCCAGCAGGCAGCGGAATCCCAAACAACTGCTCTCGCGACATGCCGACAATAAAGGAACTGACGATCAGCAGCATAATGATGCAAAAGATAATCACAGGTTTTGGCCCGAACCGTGCGTCAAACCGCCCGCCGATATAGGTAAAGACTGCTGCCGTGATCACACTGATGATGCCAAACGGCCCAAGCTGAGCGATGCCCCAATCCAGCACAAGCGTGGCATAGACCCCGCCAAAGGCATAAAGCGCGTTTAGACCGTCGCGATAGAACATGGATGCCAGCAGGAATGTTCCGGTGCTCTTGCGGCGAAAGACGGATTTGATCGTGGCGATCAGATCGCCAAACACCTTGCCAATGCTGGGCCTTTGACCTGCGTCCTCGGGGTTATCCTTGACCCACAAAAAGAACGGTAGAATGAAAAGCGCATACCAGATCGCCATGAACGGCCCGACAGCGCGGGTACCTTCACGCATCTCAGGGTCCAGACCAAAGATGGGTGAGAGCCCGACCAGCGTCTTGCCGGTATCGCCGCTTTCGGCAAAGAAAATCAGCATGATGAAAAGCGAGATCAACCCGCCCCAATAGCCAAACGACGCGCCCGAGCCCGAGATGCGCCCGACCTCTTCTTCTGATCCCAGTGAAGGCAGATAGGCGTTGATGAAATTCAACGCGGATTCAGCAGCGATAAATCCAACGTAGAACAGGATCAAAAAGAAGATAAGCGATGATGTGTTGGGCTCCATATACCAAAGTGACCATGCGCCACCGATATAAAGCAACGAAAACAAGGCGATCCAAGGACGCTTGCGCCCAGTGCTGTCAGCGAAGGCGCCAAGCATTGGCGCAGTCAGGGCGATGAACAGTCCCGCGACCGTCTGCCCAAAGGCCCATGTGCTTTGCGATTGGGCGCGTGCGGCTTCGTCATCCAGACCGGTGCCGAGAAAATAGCTGGTTGCAACAAGCGCAAAGTAGGGGCCGAAGATAAAGGTCAGGCCAAGCGTATAGTAGGGCTGGCTTGCCCAATCGAACAACATCCATCCCCAGATGCGTTTCTTGCTGACTGCCATATGCCTCTTCCCCGTTTTGTTGAGGGATAAGAGCCTGATGGCGGGCGATGATGCAAGTAAAGCTTTTAAGTGCCCGACAGATCGGCAGGCAGCACAGGTGGCCAGGGGCGGGTTGCATCGGCATCAACCCAGTTTTGCGCCCAGTCTGGCAATGCGGGGCGATCCCCTTCGAACCCAATCGCGCGGAACACGGTGCCCGGTCGTACGATGCCATTCTTGTCCGTCACGGCAGAGCGGTAAAGCGCCTGTACCGCGCATTCTGCTCCGATCCAGATCGTGTGTTCGAGGTAAAAGAACTTGTCGTCCCAGCCCAGGCAGCGGTGGACAGCCTTGAACCGCACAAACGGGCGAATACGCTTACGATACCGGACCGAGCTACCGGCCATTGTGATGCCCCAACTGTTGTCGCGCGTGGCCTTCAAAAGGCCGACGCGTTGCGCCAGCACAGTGCGCCCGAAATCCAGCACCGTCAGGATGCGCCCATTGTTCATTTCAATGAAAAAGTCGATGTCCTGTGGCCAGCATCGATGCCAGGAAACATGGGTTCCCAGGATCGGCAACGCGGGTGCATTGCGGTTGATCAGCATCTCTTTGGCGGCGCGGATGAAAGGGTACATATGGGGTCTCCTGCACCCCAAAATATTGACGCTTACGTAAACGTCAATTTTGACCTTACGGCAACCTTGGCTTGCAAGGTGGCGGTTGATTGCTTACCTGCCTCTGCGTGGAAAAGAGAAAGGCCAAGCCATGAATGACATTGTTCAGATCGCACTGCTGCTGATCGGTGTGGCGCGCACGTTCATCTTTATCCACTTCATCATGAGCTGGCTGATCAGTTTCAACGTGCTCAACGTCCAGCAGCCTTTTGTGGCGCAGGTCTGGTACGGTCTGCAGCGGCTGCTTGATCCGATTTACCGACCAATCCGCCGGGTTCTGCCCGATATGGGCGGGATTGATCTGTCGCCGATTGTGGCACTGATCGGATTGGAAATCTTGCGCATCCTGATCATCTGACGCCTATCGGAAACAGCGATGGCGCAAAAGCGGGGTCGCGCGTCGCGGATAGGCTTCTGATCTTGCGCAGAAAATGGTGTAACCTGTGCCAAGTCGCAGGAGTCGCCCCATGTCGGATAAGATCACATTCACCCTTGATGGCCAGTCCGTCACCGCCGAGCCCGGCATGACTATCTGGGAGGTCGCAAATGGCCGCGGCCTGGTGATTCCGCATCTGTGTCACAAGCCGCAGCCCGGCTACCGGTCTGACGGCAACTGCCGCGCCTGCATGGTCGCGATCGAAGGTGAGCGGACGCTGGCCGCTTCTTGCATCCGTGAACCTGCCGAAGGGATGGTCGTCACCACCGATCAGCCGCGCGAAGTGCAGGCCCGCAAGATGGTGATGGAACTGCTGGTGGCTGACCAGCCCGCGCAGGAAGAGGCACGCGACAAGTCCAGCCACCTATGGGATATGGCGGCCGCGCAAGATGTGGACGCCAGCCGCTTTCCAGCGATGGAACCGGACCACATCCCGCTGTTGGACGACAGCCATGTGGCGATGCGCGTCAATCTTGATGCTTGCATCCAATGCGGCCTTTGCGTGCGCGCCTGCCGCGAAGTGCAAGTCAATGACGTGATCGGCATGGCGGGGCGTGGCCACAATGCCTACCCGGTTTTTGATATGGCTGACCCGATGGGTGACAGCACCTGTGTTGCCTGTGGCGAATGTGTGCAGGCTTGCCCGACAGGGGCGCTGATGCCAGCGACTGTGCTGGATGACGCGCAGGTAGGCGACAGCGCGGACTACGACAAAGAGGTCCAGTCCGTTTGCCCGTTCTGCGGTGTTGGCTGCCAGGTCAGTCTGAAGGTCAAGGACAACAAGGTCAAATTTGTCGACGGCATCAACGGACCGGCAAACGAGGGCCGATTGTGCGTCAAAGGCCGCTTTGGCTTTGACTATATCCATCACGATCACCGCCTGACGAAACCACTGATCCGCCGCGACGACGCGCCTGCAAAGGGTCTAAACGTTGATCCGGGCAACTGGCAGGAATTCTTCCGCGAGGCGTCATGGGACGAAGCGCTGGATGCTGCCGCCAACGGCCTGAAAGACATTGGCGGCACCGGTGTCGCGGGCTTTGGGTCTGCGAAATGCACCAATGAAGAGGCCTATCTGTTCCAAAAGCTGATCCGCCAAGGCTTTGGCCACAACAACGTCGATCACTGCACGCGGTTGTGCCATGCCTCGTCCGTTGCCGCCCTGATGGAAAACGTTGGTTCCGGCGCTGTGACTGCGACCTTTAACGAGATTGAAAACGCGGATGTGGCCATCGTGATCGGGGCCAACCCGGTCGAGAACCACCCCGTTGCCGCGACCTATTTCAAACAATTCACAAAGCGTGGCGGCAAGCTGATCGTGATGGACCCGCGTGGTGTAGGTCTGCGCCGCTTCGCGACCCATATGCTGCAATTCCGCCCCGGCGCGGATGTGTCGATGCTGAATGCGATCATGCATGTGATCGTGGAAGAAAAGCTTTATGATCAGCAGTATATCGACGCCTATACCGAGAATTGGGAGGCCGAGAAGGCGCATCTTGCCGACTTTACACCCGAAAAGATGGAAGGCATCTGCGGCATACCTGCAGATACCCTGCGCGACGTGGCCCGCACTTTTGCCGGGGCGAAATCGGCGATGATTTTTTGGGGCATGGGCGTGTCCCAGCACATCCACGGCACCGACAACTCGCGCTGCTTGATCTCGCTGGCACTGATGACCGGGCAGGTGGGCCGTCCGGGCACCGGGCTGCACCCACTGCGGGGCCAGAACAACGTGCAAGGCGCTTCTGACGCAGGCCTGATCCCGATGTTCCTGCCTGACTATCAGCCCGTGGGCGATGACGGCGTGCGATCCGCCTTTCAAGAGGTTTGGAACGAGGGCCGTATCGACCCTAACAAAGGTCTGACCGTCACTGAAATTCTGGATGCCGTTCACGCGGGCGACATTCACGGCATGTATATCTTGGGCGAAAACCCCGCGATGTCTGACCCAGATGTGGAACATGCGCGGGATGCGCTGGCGAAACTCAAGCATCTGGTGGTGCAGGATATTTTCCTGACTGAAACCGCAAACTTTGCCGATGTGATCCTGCCCGCGAGCGCCTTTGCCGAAAAGACCGGCACGGTCACCAACACCAACCGTCAGGTTCAGATGGGTCGCCCCGCTGTTGCGCCACCGGGCGACGCGAAGGAGGATTGGTGGATCACCGTCGAACTTGCCAAGCGCCTTGGTCTGGGCTGGACCTACACGCATCCAAGCGATGTGTTTGGTGAGATGACGCAGCTGATGAAATCGCTCAACAACATCACTTGGGATCGGTTGGAATCGCAAAACGTCGTGACTTACCCGTCGCTTTCGCCAGAAGACCCGGGCCAGCCGATCGTGTTTGGGGATGGCTTCCCCCGGCCCGATGGACGGGCGCGGTTTACCCCGGCGAGCGTCATCGCACCCGATGAAACACCGGACACCGAATATCCAATGATCCTGACCACTGGCCGCCAATTGGAGCATTGGCACACCGGGTCGATGACCCGTCGGTCCAAAGTGCTGGACGCGGTCGAGCCTGAAGCAAACTGTTCGCTGCACCCGTCTACGCTGCGTAAGTTGGGCGTTGAACCCGGTGGGTTGATCCGCCTGACAACGCGGCGCGGGTCGATCACGGTGATGGCTCGGGCAGATCGGGCTGTCTCTCCCGATATGGTATTCCTGCCATTCGCCTATGTTGAGGCGGCCGCCAACATCCTGACCAACCCCGCCGTCGATCCCTATGGCAAAATCCCAGAGTTCAAATTCTCTGCGGTGCGGGCCGAAAAGGCAGAGGCTGTGGCAGCGGAATAGGGTTAAATGAACGCTTGTTCAAAAAACCGTTGACGTGACACGGGGCGGCGGCACACTATTGTTCTTATAGGCCAGCACGAAAAGTGACTCGGTCAAGATCGGCAATGTCCGGTCAGGGAGGACAATTGAATATGACGCCTGCCACGCCCGATGGGGCGCTGCATTCTATTCCTGCTTTGCTGGCCCGCAACGTGGCGCAGCATGGATCAAAGGCGGCTTACCGCGAAAAGGAA from Yoonia sp. R2331 includes:
- the mepA gene encoding penicillin-insensitive murein endopeptidase, which translates into the protein MVRIAAVIAALALLAGCQTETASAPQATVSTQNTNDTRIAKQLFGAARVASAQAPDAIGGYALGCQAGAVQLPETGPTWQAMRLSRNRNWAQPITVDYVQDLSRKVANLPGWEGLYIGDMSQPRGGPMLTGHRSHQSGLDVDIWMLPPDRLNLTAQERENISSISMRRASGAYTNDRWTPQHEAVLKAAASDPRVARIFVFPGAKVAMCNSATGDRSWLNKIRPWWGHHYHFHVRLKCPAGDSGCVDQAPPPPGDGCADAQTWVNNILNPPPPDPNATPAAPRREITVGRLPAQCAAVLAAN
- a CDS encoding MFS transporter, which codes for MAVSKKRIWGWMLFDWASQPYYTLGLTFIFGPYFALVATSYFLGTGLDDEAARAQSQSTWAFGQTVAGLFIALTAPMLGAFADSTGRKRPWIALFSLLYIGGAWSLWYMEPNTSSLIFFLILFYVGFIAAESALNFINAYLPSLGSEEEVGRISGSGASFGYWGGLISLFIMLIFFAESGDTGKTLVGLSPIFGLDPEMREGTRAVGPFMAIWYALFILPFFLWVKDNPEDAGQRPSIGKVFGDLIATIKSVFRRKSTGTFLLASMFYRDGLNALYAFGGVYATLVLDWGIAQLGPFGIISVITAAVFTYIGGRFDARFGPKPVIIFCIIMLLIVSSFIVGMSREQLFGIPLPAGSSLPDIIFFTCGSIIGGAGGALYAASRSMMVRHTNPERPTEAFGLFALSGKATAFLAPFLIGVFTAMTGNVQLGFLPVIFLFILGLILLRWVNKDGDRAEWSALQQ
- a CDS encoding acyl-CoA thioesterase, producing MYPFIRAAKEMLINRNAPALPILGTHVSWHRCWPQDIDFFIEMNNGRILTVLDFGRTVLAQRVGLLKATRDNSWGITMAGSSVRYRKRIRPFVRFKAVHRCLGWDDKFFYLEHTIWIGAECAVQALYRSAVTDKNGIVRPGTVFRAIGFEGDRPALPDWAQNWVDADATRPWPPVLPADLSGT
- a CDS encoding YggT family protein, encoding MNDIVQIALLLIGVARTFIFIHFIMSWLISFNVLNVQQPFVAQVWYGLQRLLDPIYRPIRRVLPDMGGIDLSPIVALIGLEILRILII
- the fdhF gene encoding formate dehydrogenase subunit alpha produces the protein MSDKITFTLDGQSVTAEPGMTIWEVANGRGLVIPHLCHKPQPGYRSDGNCRACMVAIEGERTLAASCIREPAEGMVVTTDQPREVQARKMVMELLVADQPAQEEARDKSSHLWDMAAAQDVDASRFPAMEPDHIPLLDDSHVAMRVNLDACIQCGLCVRACREVQVNDVIGMAGRGHNAYPVFDMADPMGDSTCVACGECVQACPTGALMPATVLDDAQVGDSADYDKEVQSVCPFCGVGCQVSLKVKDNKVKFVDGINGPANEGRLCVKGRFGFDYIHHDHRLTKPLIRRDDAPAKGLNVDPGNWQEFFREASWDEALDAAANGLKDIGGTGVAGFGSAKCTNEEAYLFQKLIRQGFGHNNVDHCTRLCHASSVAALMENVGSGAVTATFNEIENADVAIVIGANPVENHPVAATYFKQFTKRGGKLIVMDPRGVGLRRFATHMLQFRPGADVSMLNAIMHVIVEEKLYDQQYIDAYTENWEAEKAHLADFTPEKMEGICGIPADTLRDVARTFAGAKSAMIFWGMGVSQHIHGTDNSRCLISLALMTGQVGRPGTGLHPLRGQNNVQGASDAGLIPMFLPDYQPVGDDGVRSAFQEVWNEGRIDPNKGLTVTEILDAVHAGDIHGMYILGENPAMSDPDVEHARDALAKLKHLVVQDIFLTETANFADVILPASAFAEKTGTVTNTNRQVQMGRPAVAPPGDAKEDWWITVELAKRLGLGWTYTHPSDVFGEMTQLMKSLNNITWDRLESQNVVTYPSLSPEDPGQPIVFGDGFPRPDGRARFTPASVIAPDETPDTEYPMILTTGRQLEHWHTGSMTRRSKVLDAVEPEANCSLHPSTLRKLGVEPGGLIRLTTRRGSITVMARADRAVSPDMVFLPFAYVEAAANILTNPAVDPYGKIPEFKFSAVRAEKAEAVAAE